GCGGGCGCGGGGCTCGGGGCGCGGGCGGCTTCGGCCATCGGGGTCCTCGGCGTGGGGCGGGGGGATGATCGAGACGGACCGGCCCCGCGGGCACGCAAGGCGCCGTGGGGCCGGCCGGAGAAGAGCCATCGGCTCCGTCAGTTGTTGGCTTCGCTCTTGCCCATGATCTCGGTCGCCGTGATGTTGACGTTGCACGGCGGGAATTCATTGGGGGTGAAGAAGTTGTCGGTCAGATCGGGATAGTAGTTGACGTTCGCCTTGAAATCCGGGTGCTCCACATAGGGGATCGGCACCGAGATCATCTGCGGCATGACCTTGCCCTGGAGGGCTTCGACGGCCGCCTTCATCGAGATGGCCACGAGGCCCGGCGACTGACCCGCGGAAGCGCAGAGCAGACCGTCCTTCGCGTGCTGGGCGCAGAGCTTGCGGAAGCCGTTCTCGGCCTCGCCGGAGACCGGGATGAAGGGATGCTTGGCGTCGATGAGGGCGCGCACGGCGCCGGTCGATCCGCCCTGCACGAACATGCCGTCGAACTTCTTGTGGACCGCGAGCGCGTCGGCCACGACCTTCTGCGCCGTTCCGTCGTCCCAATTGCCGACGACCTCGATGATCTCGAACTTGTTGCCGGAGCCCTCCATGATCTCGCGGAAGCCGACATGGCGGTCGCGGTCGACGGAGTTGCCGGGCAGGCCGCGCACCTCGAGGATCTTGCCGGCCTTGGCGGGGATGTTCTTGACGAGCCAGCGGCCCATCAGGCGGCCCATCTCGAGCTGGTCCTCGTTGACCATCATGACCTCGTCGGAATCGAGGACGTTGTCGAAGGGGACGAGGACGACGTTGGCCCCGTTGGCGCGCCGGATGACCGGGCCGAAGGCGGTCGGGTTGACCGCGATGGTGACGATCGCGTCGTAGCCGGAGTTGATGAAGTTGTCGATCGCGCCGATCTGGGCGGCGACGTCGGTGCCGGTGGAGACGACCTTCAGCTCCTTGATCAGGGGCTTGATGTCGGGCTGCTCGGCGAAGGCCTTGGCGGTCTTGATCATCTGGATGCGCCAGGTGTTGCCGACGAAGCCGTTGGCGATCGCGATCCGGTAGGGGCCCGGCTTGGCGGACCATTTGAACATCTTGGTGTTGGAATCCCAGGGCTTGAAGCAGGCCGGATTCTCGCTCTGGGCCTTCACGACTTCGGGTCCGGCGAGCGCCGGGGCGGTACCGAGGGCCAGACCCGCGAGTCCGGCCAGGATCATCTTCGCGACGTGGGGCATGGATCTCCTCCCGTTGGTGGTCCCGGCAGTCTTCGCCGCCGTGTGGTCTTCATCTCGGCTCGACTGGACATCGGCGCATGCGGAACAGTCGTCGGGGCGGCCCATCACGGGGCCGGACCGTTTCCAGGCAAACGCGGTCATGCTCGGACCCGATTCCGGACCGGGACCGACCTCGATGTCTCTGGAATTCCGCAAGACGATGGCGACGGACAACTCTTCCCCCGTCTGCCGTCCCATCGGTAATAGGAGGCTACATCGCTGCGGGTCGATGTCAAGCCGATCGGTCCGAGGAATAGGGCCCGGTCCGCGGCGGGGGCGCCGGCGGCCGCCCAGGGTTGCACGGCAGCGGGGTTCGGAGGACACTGGCCCCCACATGGGAGGCGGCCATGAACACCGATCGCAGCAAGGCGGACCTGCTCGCGGGCCTGTACCGGACGTGGGGCGAGAGCAAGGGAGCGGTCAATCCGTTCCTCGACCACATCGCCGAGGACGTGAGCTGGCACTCCATGGCGGACGGCGCCGAAGGGATGGAGTTCACCGGGCGCATCTGCTGCCTGGACGACGTGAAACGCTACTTCGCCGTGCTCGCGGAAGACTGGGAGATGGTCTACTACGAGGTGGACGACGTCATCTCGGAGGGGGACAAGGCGGTGGCCATCGGGCGCTGCGGCTGGCGCAACAAGCGGACCGGCAAGACCGCGACCGTCCGCAAGGCCGACGTCATCCGGTTCCGGGGAGACAAGATCGCCGAGGTGACCGAATTCTACGACAGCGCCGCCGCCCTCGCCGCGGCACGTCCCGACTGAGCGGTGGTCCGGGAGATCCTTCGATGCTCGCC
This sequence is a window from Prosthecomicrobium sp. N25. Protein-coding genes within it:
- a CDS encoding sugar ABC transporter substrate-binding protein, which translates into the protein MPHVAKMILAGLAGLALGTAPALAGPEVVKAQSENPACFKPWDSNTKMFKWSAKPGPYRIAIANGFVGNTWRIQMIKTAKAFAEQPDIKPLIKELKVVSTGTDVAAQIGAIDNFINSGYDAIVTIAVNPTAFGPVIRRANGANVVLVPFDNVLDSDEVMMVNEDQLEMGRLMGRWLVKNIPAKAGKILEVRGLPGNSVDRDRHVGFREIMEGSGNKFEIIEVVGNWDDGTAQKVVADALAVHKKFDGMFVQGGSTGAVRALIDAKHPFIPVSGEAENGFRKLCAQHAKDGLLCASAGQSPGLVAISMKAAVEALQGKVMPQMISVPIPYVEHPDFKANVNYYPDLTDNFFTPNEFPPCNVNITATEIMGKSEANN
- a CDS encoding nuclear transport factor 2 family protein, which produces MNTDRSKADLLAGLYRTWGESKGAVNPFLDHIAEDVSWHSMADGAEGMEFTGRICCLDDVKRYFAVLAEDWEMVYYEVDDVISEGDKAVAIGRCGWRNKRTGKTATVRKADVIRFRGDKIAEVTEFYDSAAALAAARPD